In Humulus lupulus chromosome 7, drHumLupu1.1, whole genome shotgun sequence, the following are encoded in one genomic region:
- the LOC133790920 gene encoding putative receptor-like protein kinase At3g47110 has product MPCSSAFVCEKYNDCQMLLKFKKGITSDPHGNLQAWNEANPFCNWTGVTCHQHLKNRVTALELVDMGLQGSLSPFLSNLSLITKLQLHTNRFHGEVPSSFGDLSELSHLNLSYNNLQGDIPASLQGCHSLKLMDLSNNNLSRVILQEIGSLKNLTCLALANNSLTGSIPSFLSNLTKLTTLELSFNSFIGKIPPELGALKKLEIMYLHVNYLEGSIPPEISNCTALLEISLIQDGLSGEIPPELGSKLQNLQKLYLSINKFTGKIPVNLSNLSQLILLDLSINKLLGEVPPELGRLKNLENLYLHSNDLVSGSDNSSLSFLTALTNCSRLKKLHLGSCSFAGRLPDSVGGLSKELYYFNLNRNRITGYIPDIIGNLRSLVNLNLSGNFLTGKIPAGLGRFGQLQRLNLARNKIMGAIPDEMGHMLNLGSLDLGDNLISGSIPPSFGNLSQLRYLYLSHNNLSGEFSIELTQCSLLMLLDLSYNHFKGYVPLQISYFSGLSLSLNLSNNNFEGHIPETIGKLISVQEIDFSNNNFTGVIPSSIGGCIALEYLNFSNNMLQGSIPESMKEITYLGVLDLSHNQLNGTIPSWIGNERVIKTLNLSYNRLSGEVPKNGSFDNFTRNSFVGNVGLCGGSTQMGLPTCKVQHQKDKTKKRVLFYVISSVTLSLLVLLVGFVTRYFLFKIRDGKQHYTVTSYFSSIHGTSTYTQRELESATGGFNEANLLGQGSFGSVYKAVIDQGKTTVAVKVSHEESSQSYKSLQRECEILSKIKHRNLIRIIGSTWTSQFKALVLEFMPNGNLEQHLYPNRLEEEDPCKLTLEERLSIAIDIASGLEYLQDGCPTQIVHCDLKPQNVLLDNDMVAHIADFGIGKLLLDKPNGEASTAGFLRGSIGYIPPEYGQGIEVSVKGDVYSFGVILLEMISRKRPTSSLFQDGLDLRKWILSCCPNNISDIIDITLKKQATIEGLVGSVERLEECCSSLLHVALSCIEDNPHQ; this is encoded by the exons ATGCCATGTAGTTCTGCATTTGTTTGTGAGAAATACAATGACTGCCAGATGCTCCTCAAATTCAAGAAAGGCATAACAAGTGATCCTCATGGTAATCTTCAAGCTTGGAATGAAGCCAACCCCTTCTGCAACTGGACTGGAGTCACATGCCACCAACATCTCAAAAACCGGGTCACTGCTCTTGAACTCGTAGACATGGGATTGCAAGGAAGTTTATCACCATTTCTGTCCAATCTTTCGCTTATCACGAAGCTACAACTGCATACCAACAGATTTCATGGAGAAGTGCCAAGTTCTTTTGGAGACCTCTCAGAATTATCACACTTAAATCTGAGTTATAATAATCTTCAAGGTGACATCCCGGCTTCACTACAAGGTTGTCATAGCTTGAAACTCATGGACTTGTCAAACAACAATCTATCTAGGGTCATTCTCCAGGAAATTGGTTCGTTGAAGAATTTGACATGCTTAGCTCTCGCTAACAATAGTCTTACAGGATCCATACCATCCTTTCTGTCAAACTTGACCAAATTGACAACTTTAGAACTTTCTTTCAACTCCTTTATAGGGAAAATCCCGCCAGAGCTTGGAGCATTGAAAAAGCTAGAGATAATGTATTTACATGTGAACTATCTTGAGGGATCAATACCTCCAGAGATTAGCAACTGCACTGCTTTACTCGAAATTTCGCTGATTCAGGATGGCTTAAGTGGAGAAATCCCTCCAGAGTTGGGTTCCAAGCTGCAAAACTTACAGAAGTTGTACCTGTCAATAAACAAGTTTACTGGGAAAATACCAGTGAATCTCTCCAATCTTTCTCAGCTGATATTACTTGATTTAAGCATTAACAAACTACTGGGGGAAGTCCCTCCAGAGTTGGGGAGGCTTAAAAATCTTGAGAATCTTTACCTTCATTCCAATGACCTGGTTAGCGGCTCTGATAATTCTTCTCTAAGTTTCTTAACCGCTCTCACAAATTGTTCACGTTTGAAGAAACTACACTTGGGTTCGTGTTCGTTCGCTGGAAGGCTACCAGATTCTGTTGGAGGTCTTTCAAAAGAGTTGTACTACTTTAATCTTAACAGAAACCGCATCACAGGATACATACCAGACATCATTGGGAACTTGAGAAGCCTAGTCAATTTAAACTTGTCAGGTAACTTCTTGACTGGAAAAATCCCCGCAGGACTTGGAAGGTTTGGCCAATTGCAAAGGTTAAACTTGGCAAGAAACAAAATCATGGGGGCAATACCAGATGAAATGGGACATATGCTAAATCTTGGATCACTGGATCTTGGTGATAATTTGATTAGTGGGTCaattccaccttcttttggcAATCTTTCACAATTGAGGTATCTCTATTTGTCTCATAACAACCTTTCAGGAGAGTTTTCCATTGAACTCACCCAATGTTCTCTATTAATGTTGCTTGATCTATCTTACAACCACTTCAAAGGATATGTTCCTCTACAGATTAGCTATTTCTCTGGCTTGTCTCTTTCACTTAATCTGTCAAACAACAATTTTGAAGGACACATACCAGAGACTATTGGAAAGCTAATATCTGTACAGGAAATTGACTTTTCCAATAATAACTTTACTGGTGTCATACCAAGTTCAATCGGAGGCTGCATTGCTTTGGAGTATCTTAACTTCTCTAACAACATGCTTCAAGGTTCTATTCCAGAGTCAATGAAAGAAATCACATATCTTGGAGTTTTGGACTTGAGTCATAATCAATTAAATGGCACTATTCCAAGTTGGATTGGAAATGAACGGGTGATCAAGACCCTCAATCTATCCTATAACAGATTATCTGGAGAAGTTCCCAAAAATGGAAGTTTTGATAATTTTACCAGAAACTCATTTGTGGGGAATGTGGGATTGTGTGGTGGCTCAACACAAATGGGTCTTCCCACATGTAAAGTCCAGCACCAAAAAGACAAGACAAAGAAGAGGGTGTTATTCTATGTGATCTCATCAGTTACGCTAAGCTTACTTGTTCTGTTGGTTGGGTTCGTTACTAGGTACTTTCTCTTCAAAATAAGGGATGGAAAACAACATTACACAGTTACAAGTTATTTCTCGAGCATTCACGGGACCAGTACTTACACCCAAAGAGAGCTTGAAAGTGCTACAGGTGGATTCAATGAGGCTAATCTTCTTGGCCAAGGTAGCTTTGGATCAGTCTATAAGGCAGTCATTGATCAAGGAAAAACTACTGTTGCAGTGAAGGTCTCTCATGAAGAATCTAGTCAGAGTTACAAAAGCTTACAAAGAGAATGTGAAATATTGTCCAAAATCAAGCACAGAAATCTAATTAGAATTATAGGATCAACCTGGACTTCACAGTTCAAGGCTCTTGTTCTAGAGTTTATGCCAAATGGGAACTTGGAACAGCATTTGTATCCTAATAGGTTAGAAGAGGAAGATCCTTGTAAATTGACATTGGAAGAAAGGTTGTCTATAGCTATAGATATTGCCAGTGGGTTGGAGTATCTTCAAGATGGCTGTCCTACTCAAATTGTACATTGTGATTTGAAACCACAAAATGTGCTTCTTGACAATGATATGGTGGCTCATATAGCAGATTTTGGAATTGGAAAGCTTCTTTTAGACAAACCAAATGGAGAAGCTAGCACAGCAGGTTTTCTAAGAGGATCAATTGGTTATATTCCCCCAG AATATGGACAGGGGATTGAAGTATCAGTTAAAGGAGATGTATATAGCTTTGGTGTAATTCTTCTTGAGATGATATCCAGAAAGAGACCCACAAGTAGTTTGTTTCAAGATGGGCTTGATCTGAGGAAATGGATACTTTCTTGCTGCCCAAACAACATTTCTGATATTATTGACATCACTCTAAAAAAGCAAGCCACCATAGAAGGCTTAGTTGGCAGTGTAGAGAGGCTTGAGGAATGTTGCAGTAGTTTGCTTCATGTGGCATTGTCATGCATAGAAGACAACCCTCATCAATGA
- the LOC133791471 gene encoding uncharacterized protein LOC133791471, with amino-acid sequence MDSTVFVAVLYDGVWAVEGFNWVFNSPTSKMLMFDIDTTLEKLCEVLYEELDVDPLVYELKLEVCYMYMKGTKFPPKVLVKDSQLRVFFSMKEKMSVDNLLPLFVTKVKKNVNLEPTPPSVTPRSVVGTFVPETDQGVSLNEQLPNNIDDHRANIAFDHLDEFDGPYYSDDPVVDLDEDDDVELEVDGAVQVPPLRLELTPSNQAERQRRPPRSENHQTPGTSSSRPGPSISTPASEFEVCTKFKPLMWTREDIEENHVYTTSLSGTPSGEIHLGKLYTNKEEFKNVVGRYALKKNFEWMVRKSGTDVLYVTCKDQNCKWRLRGRKKARCDMFEVTVFHNEHTCNLNSRNSDHRQAAPWVIGRIIKEKYTSVGTKYMAKDIQSDMFKDYGIKISYEKAWRCREKALTYVRGTPAESYTKLYGYLYMLEQKNPGTITDIVREDDRFKYCFWSLDACRRGFKFCRPVISIDGTFLKTKYGGTMLLAVAYDANNQLFPMAFAIVDSENHDSWKYFLQKLREAIGEVENLVYVSDRHQSIEHAVEVVFPEACHCFCFKHITMNVTFKFKIDVCNTQIWLAAYAWSKIECDRHFEVLKRMDPPIATYVEQIGLEKWARPYCPGDRYNIMTSNAAESFNNVTEEFRKYPITTLVEFTRFTLQNWFADRLENASKCTTPLATTFEKDLKAQHEDGRFRTVYRNGAQLFNVGTGPEGQRGGDVDLVERTCTCGMFQSLKIPCPHACAAAISQNASLYALSSPYYTKDTWKKTYDATINVVGEEDDWVLPEHIKNMRVGVPVDKKPVGRPRKSNAGRRPTKRRPSNGQVVVEPRHCTNCGGSGHNRATCKARV; translated from the exons ATGG ATTCAACTGTATTTGTGGCTGTATTGTATGATGGTGTTTGGGCTGTCGAGGGTTTCAACTGGGTATTCAATTCCCCAACAAGTAAGATGTTGATGTTTGACATTGACACTACTCTGGAAAAGTTGTGTGAAGTTTTGTATGAAGAGTTGGATGTGGATCCTTTGGTGTATGAACTGAAATTAGAAGTCTGTTACATGTACATGAAAGGCACCAAGTTTCCGCCGAAGGTTTTAGTGAAAGATAGTCAACTACGAGTGTTTTTTAGCATGAAGGAAAAGATGAGTGTGGACAACTTGCTGCCACTATTTGTGACTAAGGTGAAGAAGAATGTGAATTTGGAGCCTACTCCCCCATCTGTAACCCCTCGAAGTGTGGTAGGGACCTTTGTCCCAGAAACTGATCAGGGGGTTAGTTTGAATGAGCAACTACCTAATAATATAGATGACCACAGAGCCAATATCGCATTTGATCATTTAGATGAGTTCGATGGTCCCTATTACAGCGATGATCCTGTGGTAGATttggatgaggatgatgatgtgGAGCTGGAAGTTGATGGAGCTGTACAGGTACCTCCCTTGAGGTTGGAACTAACTCCAAGCAACCAAGCAGAGCGACAAAGAAGACCCCCCCGTAGTGAGAATCACCAAACACCAGGAACTAGTAGCAGTCGGCCAGGTCCTTCCATTAGTACTCCTGCTTCTGAATTTGAAGTTTGTACCAAATTCAAACCTCTTATGTGGACTAGGGAAGACATAGAGGAAAATCATGTCTATACGACATCTCTTAGTGGTACGCCTTCAGGGGAGATACATCTTGGCAAGTTGTACACAAACAAGGAAGAATTTAAGAATGTAGTGGGAAGGTATGCACTGAAAAAGAATTTTGAGTGGATGGTGAGGAAGTCTGGCACTGATGTGTTGTACGTTACTTGCAAGGATCAAAATTGTAAATGGAGATTAAGGGGGAGGAAGAAGGCACGTTGTGACATGTTCGAGGTTACTGTGTTCCACAATGAACACACATGTAACTTGAATTCTAGAAATTCTGATCACCGTCAAGCAGCACCGTGGGTTATTGGCCGCATTATTAAGGAAAAGTACACATCAGTTGGAACTAAGTACATGGCAAAAGACATACAGAGCGATATGTTTAAGGATTATGGCATCAAGATTagttatgagaaggcttggaggtgtagagagaaggcacttacgTATGTGAGGGGTACGCCAGCAGAATCTTATACAAAGTTATATGGTTACTTGTACATGCTGGAACAGAAGAATCCAGGTACTATTACTGACATTGTGAGAGAGGACGACCGGTTCAAGTACTGTTTTTGGTCACTGGATGCTTGTAGGAGGGGATTTAAGTTTTGTCGTCCTGTGATTAGTATTGACGGAACATTCTTGAAGACAAAGTATGGGGGCACAATGTTACTTGCTGTTGCGTACGATGCAAACAACCAATTGTTTCCGATGGCCTTTGcaattgttgacagtgagaaccacgactcttggaAGTATTTCTTGCAGAAGTTAAGGGAAGCCATTGGGGAGGTTGAAAACCTTGTGTACGTATCGGATAGGCATCAGAGCATTGAACATGCTGTCGAGGTCGTTTTCCCCGAAGCATGCCATTGTTTTTGCTTTAAACATATTACTATGAATGTCACGTTCAAGTTCAAGATTGATGTATGTAACACGCAAATATGGCTGGCAGCCTACGCATGGTCGAAGATTGAATGTGATAGACATTTTGAGGTGCTCAAACGGATGGATCCTCCCATTGCTACATACGTCGAGCAAATAGGGCTTGAAAAGTGGGCTCGTCCTTATTGTCCAGGCGATCGGTACAACATAATGACAAGCAACGCcgctgaaagcttcaacaacgTGACAGAAGAATTCAGGAAATATCCAATAACTACTTTGGTTGAATTCACCAGGTTCACACTGCAAAATTGGTTTGCTGATCGTCTCGAAAATGCAAGTAAGTGCACTACCCCTTTGGCAACTACTTTTGAGAAGGATTTAAAAGCACAACATGAAGATGGTAGGTTCAGGACTGTCTATCGTAATGGTGCACAATTATTTAACGTTGGTACGGGTCCTGAAGGTCAGAGAGGTGGTGATGTGGACTTAGTCGAGAGAACATGCACATGCGGAATGTTCCAATCGCTAAAAATCCCTTGTCCTCATGCATGTGCCGCAGCAATTAGTCAGAATGCTAGCCTGTATGCACTTAGCTCCCCGTACTACACAAAAGACACGTGGAAGAAGACCTACGATGCAACAATTAATGTTGTCGGCGAGGAGGATGATTGGGTACTACCGGAACACATCAAGAACATGAGAGTCGGGGTACCAGTAGATAAAAAACCGGTGGGTCGGCCTAGGAAAAGCAATGCGGGTAGAAGACCGACGAAGCGTCGCCCGTCTAATGGTCAAGTGGTTGTGGAACCTCGCCATTGTACTAACTGCGGTGGTTCGGGGCACAACAGAGCTACATGCAAAGCTCGAGTTTGA
- the LOC133791472 gene encoding uncharacterized protein LOC133791472 — protein sequence MASSSGTTNDIETRWSNICLEEEEDSEEVLDITEDDATEYDARWCLAGRLLTGKISDFNIFQNMIADLWKPGKGMTVKILEQNRFLFQFYHEIDINRVLDGSPWTYDRKQLIIKRLKTGDNPKLINLDTLDMWVQIHDLQSGFKTEQVVQKAGNYIGVFLKSDPNNYNGVWRDYLCVRVSVPLSAPLKRRMKFRKRDGVAFWANFKYERVPTFCFICGIIGHSEAFCDKLYDTPLEAIIKPYGLFMKAPPKGRNFLTPKGRNFLTANFFQ from the coding sequence ATGGCTTCTAGCAGCGGTACCACCAATGATATTGAAACTCGATGGAGCAATATAtgtttggaagaagaagaagacagtGAAGAGGTTCTTGATATTACAGAGGATGATGCCACTGAGTATGACGCTCGATGGTGCTTAGCCGGACGCCTCCTTACAGGAAAGATATCAGATTTCAATATCTTTCAAAACATGATTGCAGATCTTTGGAAGCCTGGTAAGGGAATGACGGTCAAGATCCTGGAGCAAAACAGGTTTCTCTTTCAATTCTATCATGAAATAGACATCAACCGTGTCTTAGACGGTAGCCCATGGACGTATGATCGTAAACAGCTCATAATCAAAAGATTGAAAACAGGGGACAATCCAAAGCTCATCAACCTTGATACCCTTGATATGTGGGTGCAGATTCACGACTTGCAATCGGGTTTCAAAACCGAACAAGTGGTACAAAAAGCAGGTAATTATATAGGTGTTTTCCTTAAATCGGACCCGAATAATTACAACGGAGTGTGGCGTGATTATCTCTGCGTTCGGGTGTCTGTTCCTTTAAGCGCTCCTCTGAAAAGAAGAATGAAGTTTCGGAAACGCGACGGCGTTGCTTTTTGGGCGAACTTCAAATATGAACGTGTCCCGActttttgttttatatgtggcATCATAGGCCACTCCGAAGCTTTCTGTGACAAGCTTTACGACACTCCGTTGGAAGCTATCATAAAGCCTTACGGGCTATTCATGAAAGCACCACCAAAAGGACGGAACTTCCTCACACCAAAAGGACGGAACTTCCTCACAGCTAATTTTTTTCAATGA